In Pseudomonadota bacterium, the DNA window ACGGTGCAGGCACCGCAATCACCTTCGGCACAGCCTTCTTTGCTGCCTTTCAGGCGCAAATGTTCGCGCAGATATTGCAGCACGGTGGTGGTCGGCGCAAGGCCGGAGATTTCGTGCGGGACATCATTGAGTATGAATTTGATCGTGTCGCTCAAAATTTTTCTCTCTCCAGTATTGCAGGAAATATAGCGTTTTTGCGCGAATGTGTCACGAAAGAAGTATAAGCGGCACGCCGATACACATGGCGATGACGCCGAGAATTTTCGGTGTGGTAATTTCCTCGCCAAAGGCGATGCGCCCGAGAGCGATGGCGGAGATTTGTCCGATAACGCGTTTGACCGATTCCATGATGCCGACATAAACCATTTTCAGGGACAGCATTTGCAGCCCCATTGCGCAGGCATAGAATGCGGCGACAATACCGATGATTTTCCAGCCCTCTTTTTTCGGCAGCGGGTTTTTCTTGAAGCCGCCGCGCAGAAAAATCCACAGCCACAGTAAGGCGGAGGAGACGGTAAAATGGATCAGCGCATGGGTCGGCACATCGACATGGCGCAGGGCGACACGGTCAAAAACAGGGGCAAGCGTCCAGAACAAAGCCGTGACGCACATGAATTTTGCCCCCGGTTCGGAAATAAAATTTTTCCAGACGCCGGCAAAGCCAAAAATTTTCTCCGGCGGTACATAGAGCCAGAGAATACCGAGAACAACCAGCACAATGCCGCCCCATTGCGAGAAGACAAGCGTTTCTTCAAGAAAGAAAAAGCCGATCAGTGCCGTTAACACAGGTGTGATTGACAGCAGCGGCACAGTCTTGCTGAGAGGCGAAGCAAAAACCGCGCGGACAAAAAAGATATTGGCAATGACATTGGAGAGAATATTTAAAGAACCGGGCAGAATATAGGCGCGGGAAAAAACATGATTGCCCGAGGCAAAAAACAGCGCGATATAAAGCGGAATGACAGCGGTAAAAATAATGGCGACCAGCATAGCCGGACCTGCGTGCTGACTGGCCGATTTACGGGTAAAATCCGCACCGGCATAGCATAATCCGCATCCGGCGACAGCCAGCAGGGCGGGAAGGGTCATTTCCATTGTCATACCTTCTTCAATAACACTTTTCCTGTCGTGGGGGGAGGGGGAAAACGCGCTCTTGCGCTTTTTTACCGATAGATATAGGCTTTTGGCAAAGTTTCAAGGAGAGCGGATATGGCAAGAATTCCAAGCATTATCTATGGTACCGCATGGAAGGAAGAGCGGACGGAGGCGCTGGTGCGCCAAGCGCTGGATGCCGGATATACCGCAATCGATACCGCTAATCAGCGCAAACATTATTATGAGGAAGGTGTCGGCAATGCGCTGGCGCATTTTCTGCAAACGGGCCATGTGCCGCGTGCGGATTTATTCCTGCAGACAAAATTCACCTATGCGGCAGGGCAGGATCACCGTTTGCCTTATGATGTCAATGCCTCCTTCGCACAGCAGGTGCGGCAATCCTGTCATTCTTCTCTGGAACATCTGGGCGTTGATTATATCGACTCTTATATATTGCATGGTCCCAGCGCGGGCACAGGGCTGACGAGCGCGGATATGGAAGTCTGGGCGGCGATGGAGGCGCTGGTCAACAGCCATCAAGTACGGATGCTGGGCGTCTCCAATGTGAATCTTGATCAATTGAAATTGCTGTATCGCAATGCGCATATCAAACCGGAATTTGTACAGAACCGTTGTTTTGCGGCAACGGGGTGGGATAAGGATATTCGTGATTTCTGCACGGCAAACGGTATTTATTATCAAGGCTTCTCGCTTTTGACGGCGAATGCGCGGGAATTGCAAAATCCGGCGATTGCCGCATTGGCGAAAAGCAAAGGCAAAACCATTCCGCAAACCGTGTTCCGTTTCGCTGTGGATGTCGGGATGATGCCGCTGACCGGAACAACGGATGAAAATCATATGCGTGAAGATCTGGATATTTTTGATTTCGAGCTGACAAAGGACGAGATTGCGCTGGTTGAAAATATCGCGCAAAAACAGGAAGGACAGATGTAGAGATGCAGGACTTAAAAGGTAAAAAAGCAATTATTTGCGGTGCCAGTAAAGGCATCGGCCGCGCTTCGGCGATTGCGCTGGCTGAGCGCGGCGCAACGGTGACGGTATTGGCGCGCAGTGCCGCGCCGCTGGAAGATGTACGGATATCTCTGGACACGACGGCAGGACAGACGCATCTGGCGCTGGTTGCTGATTTCCATGACCTTGACGGTTTGCAAACAATGATTGATGCTCATCTGGAGGCGCATGGCGCGTTTCATATTCTGGTCAATAATTCCGGCGGCCCGCCTGCGGGGCCTGCGCATCTTGCCGATGTAAAAGATTTTGCCGCCGCTTTTTCACAGCATGTGCTGGGCGGTCATATTATGATGCAGGCCTTACTGCCGGGGATGAAGGCGGAAAATTACGGGCGCATCATTAATATCATTTCCACTTCGGTCAAGCAGCCGTTGAAGGGGCTGGGCGTATCCAATACCGTGCGCGGTGCGGTGGCGAACTGGGCGAAAACGCTGGCGGGCGAACTGGCGGAATGGGGGATTACCGTCAATAACGTGCTGCCCGGCGCGACCGATACCGATCGTCTGGGAGAAATTCTGCAAGGCAAGGCGGATAAATTGGGCAAGACGCTGGACGAGGTTATCGCAGCGGAAAAAGCGGGGATTCCGGCAGGGCGTTTCGGCATGCCGGAAGAGCTGGGCGCGGCTGTTGCTTTTCTGGCAAGTCCTGCCGCCGCTTATATCAACGGTATCAATCTGCCTGTCGATGGCGGGCGTACAAGCTGTTTGTAAGAAGGTGACAAGATGCTGCCGTCAACGGAGAAAATTCTGAATTTTATCGGCGGTGAGATGCGGCAGCCGCAAAGCGGTGCATGGCTCGATAATGTCGACCCTGCAACAGGGCAGGTTTACGGACAGATTGCAGACTCCGCGCGGGATGATCTGGAGGCGGCGGTTCTTGCGGCAAAAAACGCTTTTCCGGCATGGCGCGATGCGGGGGCGGAAAAACGCGCTGCCTGCCTAAAAAAACTGGCCGATCTGATCGAAATGCATTTTGAGGCATTTGTGCGCGCCGAGAGTATTGATAACGGCAAGCCCGTTTCATTGGCACGGGCCGTTGATATTCCGCGCGGTATTGCCAATTTGCGTGCCTTTGCCGATGCAGCGCTGGAATTTTCCGGCGAATGTTTTGAAAATGATGTGTCTGAGAGTTATACGCTGCGCCAGCCGCATGGCGTGGTTGCCACGATCAGCCCGTGGAACTTGCCGCTGCTGCTGTTTACATGGAAAGCGGCACCCGCATTGGCGGCAGGGAATTGCCTGATTGCCAAGCCGAGTGAGGTCACGCCTGCGAGTGCGTTTCTGTTATCTGCGCTGATTAATGAAGCTGGTTTCCCACCCGGTGTCTTTAATGTATTGCATGGGCGCGGTGCGGAAATCGGCGCGGCGATTACGGCGCATCCCGATATTGCCGCAATCTCTTTCACAGGTGGAACGGCAACGGGGAAGGCGATTTATGCGGGTGCGGCTGAGAATTTGAAAAAAATTTCGCTGGAGCTGGGCGGTAAAAATCCGACGATTATTTTTGCCGATGCGGATTTTGACAAAGCTGTTGAAGGAGCGAAAACAGCGGCATTTGCCAATCAGGGGCAGGTCTGTCTTTGCGGCTCGCGGCTGTTGATTGAAGAGAGTATCTTTGAGAAATTCAAAACGGCTTTTCTTGAAAAAACCGCCGCGCTGAAAATCGGCGATCCGCTGGATGAGGGAACGCAGCATGGCGCAACGGTTTCAGAGCAGCATATGCAGAAAGTGCTGTCCTGTATTGCGCTGGCAAAGCAAGAGGGTGGCAAAACTCTGACAGGCGGTGAGCGCGTGACAGTTGAAGGACGCTGCGAAAACGGCTTTTTTATTGCGCCGACGGTGATTGAAAATCTGCCGCAGAATTGCCGCACAAATAAAGAGGAAATTTTCGGTCCTGTTGTGACATTGATGCCGTTTAAAACGGAAGCAGAGGCTTTAGAAATTGCTAACGGTACCGAATACGGGCTGGCATCTTCCGTCTGGACGCAGGATGAAGAAAAAGCGGCGCGTATGGCGGCGGGAATTGACAGCGGCATTGTCTGGATCAATTGCTGGAATTTGCGTGATTTAAATACGCCGTTTGGCGGTATGAAAAAATCCGGCATCGGGCGCGAGGGCAAACACCGCGCCATGCAGTTTTTTACCGAGGAAAAAACCGTCACCCGTCCGAAATAAAGGAGAGAGAAAATGAGTATCGCCCATAATTCAGAAAAAGCGCCCGAACCGGTCGGGTTGTATCCGCATTCGCGCCGTGTCGGTAATTTGCTGTTTTTGTCCGGCGTTGGCCCGCGCAAAAAAGGCACGAAAGAAATCCCCGGCGTGACGCTGGATGCCGATGGCAATATCACGGATTACGATATTGCCGCGCAATGCCACAGCGTTTTTGAAAACGTCAAAAATATTCTGGAATCCTCCGGCGCATCATGGACGGATTTGGTGGATGTGACGGTTTATCTGACGAATATGAAACAGGATTTCCCGATCTATAACAAAATCTGGGCGGAATATTTTTCCGAGAACCCGCCCTGCCGTACAACGGTCGAAGTGACGGCACTGCCGACCCCGATTGCGATTGAGTTGAAATGCCTTGCCGCTTTAAAGGAGGTGTAACATGCTGCCCCCGATTAATTTTAAACAATGGATTGACGATAATCGCGATAAATTAAAACCGCCTGTTTGCAATCAGGTTGTTTATCAGGACAGCGAATTCATCATCATGGTTGTCGGCGGTCCGAATACGCGCAAGGATTATCATGATGATTGCGGCGAGGAATTTTTCTACCAGATCGAAGGTGATATGGTGTTGCGTATTATCGAAGACGGCAAACCGAAAGATATTACGATTAAAGAAGGCGAGATTTTCCTGCTACCGCCGCATGTGCATCATTCGCCGCAGCGTTTTGAAAATACCGTCGGTTTGGTAATCGAGCGTAAACGGACGAAAGAGGAGTTGGACGGCTTTGTCTGGTATTGTGATAAATGCCATCACAAACTTTATGAGGAATATATTCCGCTGAAAAGCATTGTGAAAGATCTGCCCGCCGTGTTTGACAATTTCTGGAACAGTGAAGCTCATCGCAGTTGTGAGGTTTGCGGTTATGTGATGCCGCTGCCGGAAAACCGCAAAAAATCCGCATAAAAATATGACGCAAAAAATGGAAAAATGGGACGTTCATACGCATACGACACTGTCGCCCGCGACTTATGAGGCGTTGGGGCGTTTTACGTCTTATGCGGATTTTGTACGTATCCGCACCCATGCGTCAAAACCCTGCTGTGCCGAAATGGTCAATAGCTGCGGCGAGATTGTGCGGGAGATTGAAGAGAATGCCTATGACGGTGCGGCGCGGATAAAAGATTGCGATATGCATGGTGTGACGATGCAGGTGCTGTCGCCGACACCGATGATGATTCCCGACTATGTCGATAATGCAAATGATGCGGCGGAAATTTGCAAAATTCTCAATGATGATAATGCGGCGACGGTTGCAAAATTCCCTGACCGCTTTACGGCATTGGGGGCGCTGCCGCTGTCGCATACGGATGCTGCCTTGCGGGAATTGCACCGTTTGAAAGATGAGTTGGGAATGCGTGGTATTGAAATCAATTCCAATATCGCCGGGCGTGATCTGGATGACCCGCTGTTTTTTCCGGTATTTGAAGCAGCGGCGGAAATGGGGATGGCGGTCTTTATTCATCCCTGGGGCGGCTTTATGTCACCGCAGGAAGAGACATTAAAAAAACGCATGAATGCCAAAAACGGCTGGCGTCCGTGGCTGATCGGTATGACCACGGAAACCGCACTGGCTTTTGACGCGATGCGGCGCGGCGGCGTGCATGAGCGTTTGCCGCATTTGCGCGTGTTATATGCACA includes these proteins:
- a CDS encoding EamA family transporter, translated to MEMTLPALLAVAGCGLCYAGADFTRKSASQHAGPAMLVAIIFTAVIPLYIALFFASGNHVFSRAYILPGSLNILSNVIANIFFVRAVFASPLSKTVPLLSITPVLTALIGFFFLEETLVFSQWGGIVLVVLGILWLYVPPEKIFGFAGVWKNFISEPGAKFMCVTALFWTLAPVFDRVALRHVDVPTHALIHFTVSSALLWLWIFLRGGFKKNPLPKKEGWKIIGIVAAFYACAMGLQMLSLKMVYVGIMESVKRVIGQISAIALGRIAFGEEITTPKILGVIAMCIGVPLILLS
- a CDS encoding aldo/keto reductase; protein product: MARIPSIIYGTAWKEERTEALVRQALDAGYTAIDTANQRKHYYEEGVGNALAHFLQTGHVPRADLFLQTKFTYAAGQDHRLPYDVNASFAQQVRQSCHSSLEHLGVDYIDSYILHGPSAGTGLTSADMEVWAAMEALVNSHQVRMLGVSNVNLDQLKLLYRNAHIKPEFVQNRCFAATGWDKDIRDFCTANGIYYQGFSLLTANARELQNPAIAALAKSKGKTIPQTVFRFAVDVGMMPLTGTTDENHMREDLDIFDFELTKDEIALVENIAQKQEGQM
- a CDS encoding SDR family oxidoreductase, yielding MQDLKGKKAIICGASKGIGRASAIALAERGATVTVLARSAAPLEDVRISLDTTAGQTHLALVADFHDLDGLQTMIDAHLEAHGAFHILVNNSGGPPAGPAHLADVKDFAAAFSQHVLGGHIMMQALLPGMKAENYGRIINIISTSVKQPLKGLGVSNTVRGAVANWAKTLAGELAEWGITVNNVLPGATDTDRLGEILQGKADKLGKTLDEVIAAEKAGIPAGRFGMPEELGAAVAFLASPAAAYINGINLPVDGGRTSCL
- a CDS encoding aldehyde dehydrogenase; this translates as MLPSTEKILNFIGGEMRQPQSGAWLDNVDPATGQVYGQIADSARDDLEAAVLAAKNAFPAWRDAGAEKRAACLKKLADLIEMHFEAFVRAESIDNGKPVSLARAVDIPRGIANLRAFADAALEFSGECFENDVSESYTLRQPHGVVATISPWNLPLLLFTWKAAPALAAGNCLIAKPSEVTPASAFLLSALINEAGFPPGVFNVLHGRGAEIGAAITAHPDIAAISFTGGTATGKAIYAGAAENLKKISLELGGKNPTIIFADADFDKAVEGAKTAAFANQGQVCLCGSRLLIEESIFEKFKTAFLEKTAALKIGDPLDEGTQHGATVSEQHMQKVLSCIALAKQEGGKTLTGGERVTVEGRCENGFFIAPTVIENLPQNCRTNKEEIFGPVVTLMPFKTEAEALEIANGTEYGLASSVWTQDEEKAARMAAGIDSGIVWINCWNLRDLNTPFGGMKKSGIGREGKHRAMQFFTEEKTVTRPK
- a CDS encoding RidA family protein; the protein is MSIAHNSEKAPEPVGLYPHSRRVGNLLFLSGVGPRKKGTKEIPGVTLDADGNITDYDIAAQCHSVFENVKNILESSGASWTDLVDVTVYLTNMKQDFPIYNKIWAEYFSENPPCRTTVEVTALPTPIAIELKCLAALKEV
- a CDS encoding 3-hydroxyanthranilate 3,4-dioxygenase; this translates as MLPPINFKQWIDDNRDKLKPPVCNQVVYQDSEFIIMVVGGPNTRKDYHDDCGEEFFYQIEGDMVLRIIEDGKPKDITIKEGEIFLLPPHVHHSPQRFENTVGLVIERKRTKEELDGFVWYCDKCHHKLYEEYIPLKSIVKDLPAVFDNFWNSEAHRSCEVCGYVMPLPENRKKSA
- a CDS encoding amidohydrolase, which codes for MTQKMEKWDVHTHTTLSPATYEALGRFTSYADFVRIRTHASKPCCAEMVNSCGEIVREIEENAYDGAARIKDCDMHGVTMQVLSPTPMMIPDYVDNANDAAEICKILNDDNAATVAKFPDRFTALGALPLSHTDAALRELHRLKDELGMRGIEINSNIAGRDLDDPLFFPVFEAAAEMGMAVFIHPWGGFMSPQEETLKKRMNAKNGWRPWLIGMTTETALAFDAMRRGGVHERLPHLRVLYAHGGGAFPALLGRLEHGAYCRPDLFTEDSGKDPYQVLRDCSVYTDSLVHSPFAFGMLLDTMGAGRIAVGSDYPYPLGEMEPFEAQTKKDQLGNDCPYAAPKGLYPGHMVEHLPAPDADLEQAWKNFAWIEDKDRDGNLRNLPRLTDAQRARILSGTAKEWLGFE